One segment of Solanum stenotomum isolate F172 chromosome 1, ASM1918654v1, whole genome shotgun sequence DNA contains the following:
- the LOC125841636 gene encoding BTB/POZ domain-containing protein NPY2: MKFMKLGSKPDTFQTDGNNVRYVASELASDITINVGDVKFYLHKFPLLSKSATLQKLVSNASEGNCDEVDIHDIPGGPSAFEICAKFCYGMTVTLNAYNVISARCAAEYLGMNESLEKGNLVYKIDVFLNSSIFRSWKDSIIVLQTTKSQSRMCEELKLTSHCIDAVASRASVDVSRVDWSYTYNRKKLPEENGNDPNLNGIRSRMVPKDWWVEDLCELEVDLYKRVVITIKNKAIVSSEVIGEAAKAYAYRRFPGFNKGSFQFNDVSKCRPILDTVVWLLPSEKGSVSCSFLLKLLKASISLDSGETVKAELVKRIGQQLEEASVNDLLIRAADGEGTMYDAHVVQKILEAFVMRDMDSEPQLEDGDEIQEVRKPGILSEASKLMVAKLVDGYLTEIAKDPNLPLSTFVGLAEMASNFPRPGHDGIYRAVDMYLKEHPGISKSERKRICKLMDCKKLSVDACMHAVQNERLPLRVVVQVLFFEQVRANASSGSSTPDLPKAIRDLNSASYGSSRSATTNTEEDWDAAASAEELRALRGELAALRMGNGGTNDKVNVIDAKSHADRAAMSKMKGLLMSKRLFSKIWSNKGGQGENSGSDSSESLGSANNLEEAKSTPSRKGRHSVS; the protein is encoded by the exons ATGAAGTTCATGAAACTTGGATCCAAGCCTGATACCTTTCAGACAGATGGGAACAATGTCAG ATATGTTGCTTCAGAGTTGGCCTCGGACATCACTATTAATGTAGGAGATGTGAAGTTTTATCTGCATAAG TTTCCTCTCCTGTCCAAGAGTGCCACTTTGCAAAAGTTGGTTTCTAATGCAAGTGAAGGCAATTGTGACGAAGTTGACATTCATGACATCCCTGGAGGACCTAGTGCTTTCGAAATATGTGCCAAATTCTGTTACGGTATGACTGTTACACTGAATGCTTATAATGTCATTTCTGCAAGGTGTGCTGCTGAGTATCTCGGTATGAATGAAAGTCTTGAGAAAGGAAACCTGGTCTACAAGATTGATGTTTTCCTGAACTCTAGCATTTTCCGGAGTTGGAAAGATTCAataatagttcttcagactacTAAGTCTCAATCACGCATGTGCGAGGAACTGAAGTTGACCAGCCACTGCATTGATGCTGTAGCATCCAGGGCTTCGGTTGATGTTTCCAGGGTGGATTGGTCCTATACTTATAATCGTAAAAAGCTTCCAGAAGAGAATGGAAATGATCCTAACTTGAATGGAATTAGAAGCCGCATGGTGCCGAAAGATTGGTGGGTTGAGGATTTATGTGAGCTTGAAGTAGATCTGTATAAGCGGGTGGTTATCACTATAAAAAACAAAGCGATTGTTTCCTCTGAAGTTATTGGAGAAGCTGCCAAAGCTTATGCATATAGAAGGTTTCCAGGCTTTAATAAAGGCTCCTTCCAATTCAATGATGTCTCCAAATGTCGCCCAATATTGGATACGGTGGTATGGCTATTGCCCTCTGAGAAAGGTAGTGTCTCTTGTAGTTTCTTGTTAAAATTGCTAAAAGCATCAATTTCACTAGACTCTGGAGAAACAGTGAAGGCAGAACTAGTCAAAAGAATAGGACAGCAATTGGAGGAAGCTTCTGTGAATGATCTTTTGATTCGAGCAGCAGATGGGGAAGGAACCATGTATGATGCCCATGTCGTCCAGAAAATACTAGAAGCGTTTGTGATGAGAGATATGGATTCTGAACCTCAGCTGGAAGATGGAGATGAAATTCAGGAGGTCCGAAAGCCAGGGATTTTATCAGAAGCTTCAAAACTGATGGTGGCAAAGCTAGTAGATGGATATCTTACCGAAATTGCAAAAGATCCTAATCTCCCTTTGTCAACATTTGTTGGTCTGGCAGAGATGGCATCCAATTTCCCTCGACCCGGTCATGATGGAATTTATCGCGCAGTTGATATGTACCTTAAA GAGCATCCTGGAATCAGCAAGAGTGAGAGGAAGAGAATTTGTAAGCTGATGGACTGCAAGAAGCTCTCCGTGGATGCTTGTATGCATGCTGTCCAAAATGAGAGGCTTCCCCTTCGTGTTGTTGTACAAGTGCTCTTTTTTGAGCAAGTCAGGGCTAACGCCTCATCTGGGAGCAGTACTCCTGATCTTCCAAAAGCAATTAGGGACCTTAACAGTGCTTCATATGGAAGCTCAAGATCTGCAACAACTAATACAGAAGAAGATTGGGATGCTGCAGCGTCTGCAGAAGAACTCAGGGCTTTGAGGGGAGAGTTGGCAGCCTTAAGAATGGGAAATGGAGGAACGAATGACAAAGTTAATGTTATTGATGCCAAGAGCCATGCAGACAGGGCTGCCATGAGTAAAATGAAAGGTTTGCTCATGTCAAAGAGGCTGTTTTCGAAAATCTGGTCAAACAAAGGTGGACAAGGGGAGAATAGTGGCTCTGATTCGTCCGAGAGTCTTGGATCTGCTAATAACTTGGAAGAAGCTAAATCTACACCTTCAAGAAAAGGAAGGCATTCAGTTTCTTAG
- the LOC125843900 gene encoding zinc finger protein ZAT10, with the protein MSIEALKSPTAALPPLEEIDDSHNLDSWAKGKRSKRPRIDNPPTRDQYLALCLLMLANDDGTGFGKGTGSIGVVIEQQQQEKKPAELKPVFIKEKTEQLFKCSECPKVFTSYQALGGHKASHRKINVPATGDDDNNPSTSTSTSGGGGNISALNPSGRSHVCSICQKAFPTGQALGGHKRRHYEGKLGGNNRYISGGGCGEGVHSGSVVTTSDGGGGPSTPIARDFDLNMPASPGWQLDLTIDCGGRSQHPIEQEVESPMPAKKPRLFFD; encoded by the coding sequence ATGTCGATTGAAGCTTTGAAGTCACCCACGGCGGCGCTACCACCGCTGGAAGAGATTGATGATTCGCATAATTTGGATTCGTGGGCTAAAGGAAAACGATCGAAACGACCACGTATTGATAATCCACCAACTCGAGATCAGTATTTAGCACTCTGTTTACTCATGCTCGCTAACGATGACGGTACCGGATTTGGAAAAGGAACCGGTTCGATTGGTGTTGTTattgaacaacaacaacaggAGAAAAAACCGGCCGAGTTGAAGCCGGTTTTTATTAAAGAGAAAACAGAGCAATTATTCAAGTGTAGCGAGTGTCCTAAAGTTTTCACTTCTTATCAAGCACTTGGTGGGCATAAAGCAAGTCACCGTAAAATTAACGTTCCCGCCACCGGAGACGATGATAACAATCCGTCGACGTCTACTTCCACAAGCGGTGGCGGCGGTAATATCTCTGCTCTGAATCCGAGTGGCCGTTCTCACGTGTGCTCTATTTGTCAAAAGGCTTTTCCAACTGGACAGGCTTTGGGTGGACACAAGCGCCGCCACTACGAAGGTAAACTCGGTGGTAACAATCGTTATATAAGCGGCGGAGGTTGCGGAGAAGGCGTTCATAGTGGAAGCGTTGTGACTACATCAGACGGCGGCGGCGGCCCGTCGACTCCGATTGCGCGTGACTTTGACCTAAACATGCCTGCCTCTCCGGGATGGCAATTGGATCTGACCATTGACTGTGGAGGTAGAAGTCAACATCCGATTGAACAAGAAGTAGAAAGTCCTATGCCTGCTAAGAAGCCGCGTTTATTTTTCGATTGA
- the LOC125843348 gene encoding mitotic checkpoint protein BUB3.1 → MTAVSQSAGRELENPPKDGISNLRFSNHSDHLLVSSWDKTVRLYDASANALRGEFMHGGAVLDCCFHDDSSGFSASADNTVRRLVFNSGREDILGRHDAPVRCIDYSYATGQVITGSWDKTLKCWDPRGASGQEHTLVGTYTQPERVYSLSLVGNRLVVATAGRHVNVYDLRNMNQPEQRRESSLKYQTRCVRCYPNGTGYALSSVEGRVAMEFFDLSESGQSKKYAFKCHRKSEAGRDIVYPVNAIAFHPIYGTFATGGCDGYVNVWDGNNKKRLYQYPKYPSSVAALSFSRDGKLLAVASSYTFEEGEKPHEPDAIYVRSVNEVEVKPKPKVLPNPTS, encoded by the exons TCCTTGTTTCTTCTTGGGATAAG ACGGTTCGTTTGTACGATGCAAGTGCTAATGCCTTGAGAGGAGAGTTCATGCACGGAGGTGCAGTGCTTGATTGTTGCTTCCACGATGATTCATCTGGATTCAGTGCCAGTGCTGATAATACCGTTAGAAG GCTTGTGTTCAACTCTGGAAGAGAGGATATCTTGGGAAGGCATGATGCACCTGTTCGCTGCATTGATTACTCATATGCAACTG GACAAGTGATAACTGGTAGCTGGGACAAAACCTTGAAATGCTGGGATCCTAGAGGTGCAAGTGGACAGGAACATACTCTTGTTGGAACTTATACACAACCAGAGCGTGTTTACTCTCTCTCCCTTGTTGGGAACCGGTTAGTTGTAGCAACTGCTGGAAGACATGTGAATGTCTATGACTTGCGGAACATGAATCAACCTGAACAGCGGAGGGAATCATCCTTGAAGTATCAAACTAGATGTGTGCGGTGTTATCCCAATGGAACAG GCTATGCTCTAAGTTCAGTTGAAGGTCGGGTTGCAATGGAATTTTTTGATCTTTCTGAGTCCGGTCAATCGAAGAA ATATGCATTTAAATGTCATCGAAAATCTGAAGCTGGAAGAGATATCGTGTACCCTGTAAATGCGATTGCATTTCACCCTAT CTATGGTACTTTCGCCACTGGCGGTTGTGATGGTTATGTTAATGTCTGGGATGGTAACAACAAAAAGAGGTTGTATCAG TACCCTAAGTATCCTTCTAGTGTTGCCGCGTTGTCATTTAGCAGAGATGGTAAACTCTTGGCTGTAGCATCAAGTTATACATTTGAAGAGGGAGAAAAGCC TCATGAGCCAGATGCCATATATGTCCGCAGTGTAAATGAAGTTGAAGTGAAGCCAAAGCCAAAAGTTTTGCCAAATCCTACCTCATAA